The Canis aureus isolate CA01 chromosome 9, VMU_Caureus_v.1.0, whole genome shotgun sequence genome has a segment encoding these proteins:
- the BAG5 gene encoding BAG family molecular chaperone regulator 5, with translation MDMGNQHPSISRLQEIQKEVKSIEQQVIGFSGLSDDKNYKKLERILTKQLFEIDSVDTEGKGDIQQARKRAAQETERLLKELEQNANHPHRIEIQNIFKEAQALVKEKIVPFYSGGNCVTDEFEEGIQDIILRLTHVKTGGKISLRKARYHTLTKICAVQEIIEDCVKKQPSLPLSEDAHPSVAKINSVMCEVNKARGTLIALLMGVNNNETCRHLSCVLSGLIADLDALDVCGRTEIRNYRREVVEDINQLLKYLDLEEEADTTHAFDLGQNHSILKIEKVLKRMREIKNELLQAQNPAELYLSSKTELQGLIGQLDEVSLEKNPCIREARRRAVIEVQTLITYIDLKEALEKRKSFASEEHPSHKAVWNILGNLSEIQGEVLSFDGNRTDKNYIRLEELLTKQLLALDAVDPQGEEKCKAARKQAVKLAQNILSYLDLKSDEWEY, from the coding sequence ATGGATATGGGCAACCAACATCCTTCTATTAGTAGGCTTCAGGAAATCCAAAAGGAAGTAAAAAGTATAGAACAGCAAGTAATTGGCTTCAGTGGTCTGTCAGATGACAAGAATTACAAGAAACTGGAGAGGATTCTAACAAAACAACTCTTTGAAATAGACTCTGTGGATACTGAAGGAAAAGGAGATATTCAGCAAGCgaggaagagggcagcccaggagaCGGAGCGTCTTCTCAAAGAGCTGGAGCAGAATGCAAACCACCCACACCGGATCGAAATACAGAACATCTTTAAAGAAGCCCAGGCCCTGGTGAAAGAGAAGATTGTGCCGTTTTATAGTGGGGGCAACTGTGTAACTGACGAATTTGAAGAAGGCATCCAGGATATCATTCTGAGGCTGACACATGTCAAAACCGGGGGGAAGATTTCTCTGCGGAAAGCACGGTACCACACCTTAACCAAAATCTGTGCGGTGCAGGAGATCATCGAAGACTGTGTGAAAAAGCAGCCTTCTCTGCCACTTTCCGAGGACGCGCACCCTTCAGTGGCCAAGATCAACTCGGTGATGTGTGAGGTGAACAAGGCCAGAGGCACTCTGATCGCACTTCTGATGGGGGTGAACAATAATGAGACTTGCAGGCACTTATCTTGTGTGCTGTCGGGGCTGATTGCAGATCTGGATGCTCTAGACGTGTGCGGGCGAACGGAAATCAGAAATTATCGGCGCGAGGTAGTGGAAGATATCAACCAATTACTGAAATATTTGGATTTGGAAGAGGAAGCAGATACTACACATGCATTTGACCTGGGACAGAatcattccattttaaaaatagaaaaggtcctcaagagaatgagagaaataaaaaatgaacttctGCAAGCACAAAATCCTGCTGAATTGTACCTGAGCTCCAAAACAGAATTGCAGGGTTTGATTGGACAGTTGGATGAGGTCAGTCTTGAGAAGAACCCTTGCATCCGGGAAGCTCGGAGAAGAGCGGTGATTGAGGTACAAACCCTTATAACTTACATTGACTTGAAGGAGGCCCTGGAGAAGAGGAAGTCATTTGCTAGTGAGGAGCACCCGTCACATAAAGCAGTCTGGAACATCCTTGGAAACTTGTCCGAGATCCAGGGGGAAGTTCTTTCATTTGATGGGAACCGAACTGATAAGAACTACATCCGGCTGGAAGAGCTGCTCACCAAGCAGCTGCTGGCCCTGGATGCCGTGGACCCGCAAGGGGAAGAGAAGTGCAAGGCTGCCAGGAAACAGGCAGTGAAGCTCGCCCAGAACATCCTCAGCTATCTCGACTTGAAATCCGACGAATGGGAGTACTAA